From a region of the Rhipicephalus microplus isolate Deutch F79 chromosome X, USDA_Rmic, whole genome shotgun sequence genome:
- the LOC142776093 gene encoding intron Large complex component GCFC2-like isoform X2, producing MRDAVNCHGWDRTYAFRMNVHDVLQLMKNVLSWQGLLAEEPLKELCLCSLLSRYLIVALQADLSQRDTVEKCTRLVSTLPTSWLRGSQLPQLELLTCFLRLYLQHLEGVPGSSNLGPDMHARDALEEVGKLLASLTDKTK from the exons ATGCGAGATGCCGTCAACTGCCATGGCTGGGATCGAACCTATGCCTTTCGA ATGAATGTTCACGATGTGTTGCAGCTTATGAAGAATGTGCTCAGCTGGCAAGGTCTGCTGGCTGAAGAACCACTCAAGGAGCTCTGCCTGTGCAGCCTCTTGAGCCGTTATCTCATTGTGGCCCTCCAGGCTGACCTCTCTCAAAGGGACACAGTTGAAAAATGCACTCGC CTGGTGTCAACGCTGCCGACGTCATGGCTGCGCGGAAGCCAGCTTCCACAGCTGGAGTTGTTAACATGCTTTCTACGACTCTACCTGCAACACCTGGAGGGTGTGCCTGGTTCTTCTAACCTGGGACCAGATATGCATGCCAG AGATGCTCTAGAAGAAGTTGGAAAGCTACTGGCTTCACTTACAGACAAGACGAAATGA
- the LOC142776093 gene encoding intron Large complex component GCFC2-like isoform X1, giving the protein MAKVAARIGRALDEDFYILLYPKEVLENRSGAPAAFFHRQFWSCLKLMKNVLSWQGLLAEEPLKELCLCSLLSRYLIVALQADLSQRDTVEKCTRLVSTLPTSWLRGSQLPQLELLTCFLRLYLQHLEGVPGSSNLGPDMHARDALEEVGKLLASLTDKTK; this is encoded by the exons ATGGCCAAGGTGGCTGCACGCATTGGCCGAGCTTTAGATGAAGATTTCTACATTCTATTATACCCTAAAGA GGTGTTGGAGAACAGGTCAGGCGCGCCTGCAGCCTTTTTTCACCGCCAGTTCTGGTCCTGCCTTAAG CTTATGAAGAATGTGCTCAGCTGGCAAGGTCTGCTGGCTGAAGAACCACTCAAGGAGCTCTGCCTGTGCAGCCTCTTGAGCCGTTATCTCATTGTGGCCCTCCAGGCTGACCTCTCTCAAAGGGACACAGTTGAAAAATGCACTCGC CTGGTGTCAACGCTGCCGACGTCATGGCTGCGCGGAAGCCAGCTTCCACAGCTGGAGTTGTTAACATGCTTTCTACGACTCTACCTGCAACACCTGGAGGGTGTGCCTGGTTCTTCTAACCTGGGACCAGATATGCATGCCAG AGATGCTCTAGAAGAAGTTGGAAAGCTACTGGCTTCACTTACAGACAAGACGAAATGA
- the LOC142776093 gene encoding intron Large complex component GCFC2-like isoform X3 encodes MRDAVNCHGWDRTYAFRLMKNVLSWQGLLAEEPLKELCLCSLLSRYLIVALQADLSQRDTVEKCTRLVSTLPTSWLRGSQLPQLELLTCFLRLYLQHLEGVPGSSNLGPDMHARDALEEVGKLLASLTDKTK; translated from the exons ATGCGAGATGCCGTCAACTGCCATGGCTGGGATCGAACCTATGCCTTTCGA CTTATGAAGAATGTGCTCAGCTGGCAAGGTCTGCTGGCTGAAGAACCACTCAAGGAGCTCTGCCTGTGCAGCCTCTTGAGCCGTTATCTCATTGTGGCCCTCCAGGCTGACCTCTCTCAAAGGGACACAGTTGAAAAATGCACTCGC CTGGTGTCAACGCTGCCGACGTCATGGCTGCGCGGAAGCCAGCTTCCACAGCTGGAGTTGTTAACATGCTTTCTACGACTCTACCTGCAACACCTGGAGGGTGTGCCTGGTTCTTCTAACCTGGGACCAGATATGCATGCCAG AGATGCTCTAGAAGAAGTTGGAAAGCTACTGGCTTCACTTACAGACAAGACGAAATGA